The Rhododendron vialii isolate Sample 1 chromosome 6a, ASM3025357v1 genome includes a window with the following:
- the LOC131330225 gene encoding uncharacterized protein LOC131330225, which produces MADQTSNTSIMESKPAHPLHQIAETPTHKLLLKQWLKEEELILNRTALKETQIDSVRKELTQLYSFFFLFHSTALVLLFSASSRGPQSSSCHRSWIPSLCSLLLSLGMIWAVRYKTDVEGHLEKLLEREKEDGKLLAKCVEELKRKGVEFDLLKEVDALRRAKSLRVEAKAVRKWSARDFVCLFFFTVSCLVLGLTRVILCS; this is translated from the coding sequence ATGGCTGATCAGACCAGCAACACATCGATAATGGAGTCAAAGCCTGCACACCCACTCCACCAAATCGCAGAAACCCCAACCCACAAGCTCCTTCTCAAGCAATGGCTCAAAGAAGAAGAACTAATTCTCAATCGAACAGCCCTCAAAGAGACCCAAATCGACTCCGTCCGTAAGGAACTAACCCAACTGtactccttcttcttcctcttccactCCACCGCGTTAGTCCTCCTCTTCAGCGCTTCCTCGAGGGGCCCGCAGTCCTCATCCTGCCACAGATCTTGGATACCCTCTCTCTGttccctcctcctctctctcgggaTGATCTGGGCCGTCCGGTACAAGACCGACGTGGAGGGTCACTTGGAGAAGCTgttggagagggagaaagaggatGGGAAGCTGTTGGCCAAGTGTGTTGAGGAGTTAAAGAGAAAAGGGGTGGAGTTTGATTTGTTGAAGGAAGTTGATGCGCTGAGAAGGGCTAAGAGTTTGAGGGTGGAAGCGAAAGCCGTTCGGAAGTGGTCAGCCAGGGACTTTGTTTGTCTGTTTTTCTTCACAGTTTCTTGCCTTGTTCTGGGTCTTACAAGGGTCATTCTCTGTAGTTAG